One genomic region from Metallosphaera tengchongensis encodes:
- the albA gene encoding DNA-binding protein Alba — MSGTSPTPSNVVLVGKKPVMNYVLAALTLLNQGVPEIIIKAKGRAISKAVDTVEIVRNRFLPDKIEIRAIGVGSQVVTSQDGKQSRVSTIEISIRKKA; from the coding sequence ATGAGCGGAACATCTCCAACTCCAAGTAATGTAGTACTTGTAGGTAAGAAGCCAGTAATGAACTACGTATTAGCTGCCTTGACTCTACTGAATCAGGGAGTTCCTGAGATCATAATAAAGGCAAAAGGTAGGGCTATTAGCAAGGCTGTAGACACTGTAGAGATAGTTAGAAACAGATTCCTACCAGACAAAATAGAGATCAGAGCCATTGGCGTAGGCAGCCAGGTAGTAACTAGCCAAGATGGAAAACAGTCTAGGGTATCTACGATCGAGATAAGTATAAGGAAAAAGGCATAA
- the rgy gene encoding reverse gyrase translates to MITSVFYSSCPNCQGPLEDYRALAGLPCVKCLPGDVDAYKNLKLEEKIKVVYNLLINSGKLGKYWELYYTTEMFSEVINYFKQTVGKEPWSLQRLWLRRLSERENFSLSAPTGMGKTTTLISYSTYISKGVLYVVPTKSLQEQICKKISALSQVSCGKVDPNGISVLTVSYLNKNFESVRNYRPSFVAVDDADAIIKSGKTTDKLVELMGIPKEVYEDAMKLVRLRRLLYLRENKDEVMETIASLERKITSFSGTIAQLVVASATLRPKGVKQKALRYISGFDISTAQTYARNIVDSYSSGSIEEMVEKLGSGGLILVSREYGKAKIKEIRDRLLSMGIRAQLATSGQRFLEDFSLGKTDVLVGSASYYGVAVRGIDEPKRLKYVLFYGVPKSRVKAEDSVKNPFTMLRVSRLLGVKVPEEEILTLSPAEAQAIKIALMTGQKLQGRLADTLDKLEPYLEQVQEVLKHVKGTVKGETFLLTRRGRELFLEYPDVITYLQGSGRSSRLINGGLTQGLSVVLVDDWEAFEIFKKKMNFLIQGFNPVSFNEINLEELKGEMERTRREGGNKIDVRTGLLIVESPTKAKTISKMFGFPSRRTIGGAQVYETVVVDKTNVYILDVMATRGHITDLTLEEKGYYGVELKEGRIYPLYSHLYRCISCKKVVSMPVDSCPYCGSDLISSSLSTVNAMRKLALEVDEVFIATDPDVEGEKIAFDVAVSIAPYNPRISRVKYHEVTRGGIIEALRSTSNLDQNTVNSQIVRRVEDRWVGFELSRLLKLRFGERNHGAGRVQTPVLGWIVKRTNEYKQNMGWILQVKVGNYLLREYSKEKPTIEAREAEVSILEERKDVMQPPPPFSTEDLLIEAYKWFRLPAERVMRVAQDLFESGLITYHRTDSHHVSSKGMEIAKDYLTSVNLLVHYKPRGWGSEGTHEAIRPTRPIDVEQLKREIGENPTLLSVKFSWAHFALYDLIFRRFIASQMRESEGIFRRFRINLGSKSWETELLVGMGGGFSEIYKYKLYQLPLGKVSVEVSVARGSNTRLLTYADVIKTMKDKNIGRPSTYAKTILSLLRHGYVVESKKRAVLVATKKGITAYEFLDKFPSLTSEDLTAELLTKMDMISTGSLEPASVLFSILDQLKSLKALPQSEQEI, encoded by the coding sequence ATGATAACTTCAGTGTTTTACAGCTCTTGTCCTAATTGTCAAGGACCTTTAGAGGATTACAGAGCTCTGGCAGGTCTACCTTGCGTTAAGTGCCTCCCAGGGGACGTAGACGCGTACAAGAACCTCAAGTTGGAGGAAAAGATCAAGGTAGTTTACAACCTCTTAATAAACAGCGGTAAATTAGGAAAATATTGGGAACTGTACTACACCACGGAGATGTTCTCTGAGGTCATAAATTACTTCAAACAGACAGTAGGAAAGGAACCGTGGTCGCTTCAGAGGCTTTGGCTAAGAAGGCTCAGCGAGAGGGAGAACTTTTCCCTCTCTGCCCCCACTGGTATGGGTAAGACAACGACCTTGATCTCATATTCTACTTACATATCCAAAGGGGTTCTATACGTAGTCCCGACCAAATCACTGCAGGAACAGATCTGTAAAAAAATAAGCGCATTGTCTCAGGTATCTTGTGGAAAGGTAGATCCAAATGGAATTTCAGTCCTCACGGTTAGCTATCTAAATAAAAACTTTGAAAGTGTAAGAAATTACAGACCTAGCTTCGTAGCTGTGGACGACGCAGACGCCATTATAAAGAGTGGAAAGACGACTGACAAGTTAGTCGAGTTGATGGGTATCCCCAAAGAAGTTTACGAGGATGCCATGAAGTTGGTAAGGTTAAGAAGGCTACTGTACCTTAGGGAAAATAAAGACGAGGTTATGGAGACCATAGCCTCTTTGGAAAGAAAGATAACTAGCTTCTCCGGGACTATAGCTCAGCTCGTGGTGGCTAGCGCAACGTTAAGACCAAAGGGAGTAAAGCAGAAAGCCCTCAGGTACATTTCAGGATTTGACATCTCGACAGCTCAGACCTACGCAAGAAACATTGTGGACTCCTACTCCTCTGGGAGCATCGAAGAAATGGTGGAGAAACTAGGTTCTGGTGGTCTGATATTGGTATCCAGAGAGTACGGAAAGGCTAAGATCAAGGAAATAAGAGACAGGCTCTTGAGTATGGGCATCAGGGCTCAGCTAGCCACAAGCGGGCAGAGGTTCCTGGAAGATTTCTCATTAGGGAAAACAGATGTGTTGGTAGGGTCAGCCTCATACTACGGTGTTGCTGTAAGGGGAATAGATGAACCCAAGAGACTGAAATACGTACTGTTTTACGGGGTGCCAAAGTCTAGGGTAAAGGCGGAGGACTCCGTGAAGAACCCCTTCACCATGTTGAGGGTTTCCAGGCTCTTGGGGGTAAAGGTCCCTGAGGAGGAGATTTTAACCCTGTCTCCAGCCGAAGCCCAGGCCATAAAGATAGCGTTAATGACTGGACAAAAGCTTCAAGGCAGGCTCGCAGATACTCTCGACAAACTGGAGCCCTATCTTGAGCAGGTTCAGGAAGTCCTCAAGCACGTTAAAGGCACCGTTAAGGGAGAGACGTTTCTCCTAACCAGAAGGGGGAGAGAGCTATTCTTGGAGTACCCTGACGTCATAACTTACCTTCAAGGATCAGGTAGAAGTAGCAGGTTAATAAATGGTGGTTTAACCCAAGGTTTAAGCGTCGTTCTGGTTGACGACTGGGAGGCCTTTGAAATCTTTAAGAAAAAGATGAATTTCTTGATACAAGGATTCAATCCAGTAAGTTTCAACGAAATAAACCTTGAGGAACTGAAGGGCGAAATGGAGAGGACCAGGAGAGAAGGAGGAAACAAGATTGATGTAAGGACTGGGCTCCTTATAGTGGAGTCACCTACTAAAGCTAAAACTATTTCAAAGATGTTCGGTTTCCCTTCAAGGAGGACAATCGGTGGAGCTCAGGTATATGAGACCGTGGTAGTGGATAAAACTAACGTTTACATCCTAGACGTTATGGCTACTAGAGGTCATATTACTGACCTAACCCTAGAGGAGAAGGGATACTACGGTGTGGAGTTGAAGGAGGGGAGAATATACCCTCTCTATTCACATTTATACAGATGTATAAGTTGCAAGAAAGTTGTAAGCATGCCAGTAGATTCTTGTCCGTACTGCGGATCTGATCTTATCTCTTCCTCTCTATCTACAGTTAACGCGATGAGGAAGCTAGCATTGGAGGTGGACGAGGTGTTCATCGCAACTGATCCAGACGTAGAAGGCGAGAAGATCGCCTTCGATGTAGCTGTAAGCATTGCTCCTTACAATCCCAGAATTTCCAGGGTAAAGTACCATGAGGTCACAAGGGGAGGTATAATAGAAGCGTTGAGAAGTACCTCTAATCTGGATCAAAATACGGTTAACAGCCAAATAGTCAGAAGGGTTGAGGACAGATGGGTCGGATTTGAGCTCAGCAGGTTGCTCAAGCTGAGGTTTGGGGAGAGGAACCACGGAGCTGGGAGAGTTCAAACCCCTGTACTGGGTTGGATAGTGAAAAGAACAAATGAATACAAACAAAACATGGGATGGATATTACAGGTAAAGGTGGGCAACTATCTCTTAAGAGAGTACAGTAAGGAAAAGCCAACCATTGAGGCGCGGGAAGCGGAGGTCTCGATATTGGAGGAGAGGAAGGACGTTATGCAGCCTCCTCCTCCGTTTTCCACGGAAGATCTGTTAATAGAGGCCTACAAGTGGTTCAGGCTTCCAGCTGAAAGAGTTATGAGAGTTGCTCAAGATCTATTCGAAAGTGGATTAATTACGTACCACAGAACGGATAGTCATCACGTCTCGAGTAAGGGTATGGAGATAGCTAAAGATTACCTAACCAGTGTGAACCTACTGGTGCACTATAAACCTAGAGGGTGGGGCTCTGAAGGAACCCATGAGGCGATACGACCTACTAGACCTATTGATGTTGAACAACTGAAGAGGGAGATAGGGGAGAATCCTACACTTCTTAGCGTCAAGTTTAGCTGGGCCCATTTCGCTCTATACGATCTGATATTTAGGAGGTTCATTGCGAGTCAAATGAGAGAGTCTGAGGGAATCTTCAGAAGGTTTAGGATAAATTTAGGTTCTAAATCCTGGGAAACTGAGCTGTTAGTAGGGATGGGAGGAGGGTTCTCAGAGATCTATAAGTATAAACTGTACCAGCTACCGTTAGGTAAGGTGAGTGTGGAGGTCTCCGTGGCAAGGGGATCCAATACCAGGTTGCTAACGTATGCAGATGTGATAAAGACCATGAAGGATAAAAACATAGGCAGACCCAGCACTTACGCAAAGACCATCCTAAGCCTTCTTCGACACGGATACGTGGTGGAGAGCAAAAAGAGGGCTGTGTTAGTTGCGACAAAGAAAGGGATTACCGCGTATGAGTTTCTAGACAAGTTCCCAAGCCTTACGTCTGAGGATCTAACTGCCGAGCTCCTGACAAAAATGGACATGATATCAACGGGCAGTTTGGAACCTGCATCCGTTCTGTTTAGTATCCTCGATCAATTGAAATCATTAAAAGCCCTTCCTCAATCTGAACAAGAGATATGA
- a CDS encoding ribonuclease P subunit p25 family protein, with protein sequence MERSAQFVVSHGKPINEQVLEIISSFNRGVNEVELKGYGREIDRTVDIFNILKEKLGNGVILDQVIIGSEFKDKRRISYLLFRLRKGF encoded by the coding sequence ATGGAAAGGTCAGCTCAATTCGTGGTCAGCCATGGTAAACCTATAAATGAGCAGGTCCTGGAAATAATCTCGTCCTTCAACCGTGGTGTGAATGAAGTCGAATTAAAAGGATATGGTAGGGAGATCGATAGGACAGTAGATATCTTCAACATATTAAAGGAGAAACTTGGAAATGGGGTGATATTGGACCAAGTGATCATAGGCAGTGAGTTCAAGGACAAGAGGAGGATCTCATATCTCTTGTTCAGATTGAGGAAGGGCTTTTAA